Within the Zerene cesonia ecotype Mississippi chromosome 10, Zerene_cesonia_1.1, whole genome shotgun sequence genome, the region ggtcttttttataatgtgcGAAGTAAGAAGTAAGTAAGACTTTTCCCATGGTTAAATATGCGTAGCTCTCTCACGcgtaaaaatttttattgtgtttataaagAAGCACtagcataaattaataattgtatcagTATCCTCCAACAGCGTttcgtacaaaaaaaaaggttataaGTTCCGACATCCACGCGAATGAAGTcgcgggcacagctagtatatggAATATAATTGTACAGAATTTTTAAGTACCCCAATTATCtgtaaatagaaaatgaaTCATTTAGGCAATCACAtgctgaaaaaaaatttaaatttttaaacctaGCACTCTGTTTATAACTACTAAGTTTACATCATTTCCATTACCTACATTAGCGCTGTTTCGGTTAGTGTTCGAAAAATAATTAGCTATTTACACTTTCACTAAGCCCCCATACAAGACACCCTTagtgtggtagtcgagcatgcttcggcacgaattgggccagctcgcatagGGGAAGTACCaaacccccacagaagaccagcgtgaaatactttctgtttcgttcggtgagtgggggagccggaggccaaTATAAGTTTTctgacccttcccagtcctttgtttctctcgtcaatcctttcttaatccctttccaatatGAAGACAGGAATCCGTcagtagaggcgtaaggtatGCAATCGACCTTCCGCTTTTGCAAATGTTCAAGGACAGTggaagcgcttaccatcaggcgacccaccagctccatcgccgacgatgacataaaaaagagcTCTCCTTACATCTCTCCATAGTAATAGTGGAGTATCTTGTGATCTAGAATATGGCCAACCTGTTAAATTTAGATCATGGCAATGCCGTGGGTTTATTTCTTAGTGTTTGCTTATTATGTCCTTTCTGgtactacaaataaatattatatcatagaaATATTAAGTGACAACATTCATATACACATGCCATTCTCTGTGCTATAAGAGACAGACCTAGAGCCAAATAATTTCTACTTTTTCCAAATTTGCCCAATTCcaattaactttaatatacataaacaattcTCAAGAGGCACTACAAAATGCACTGCACTGGTGCTTTGTAGACTTGTATACAATATGGATTTGATTGAATTTGGTTTcttattcacaaaaatataaaaaaggcaTAAGTAATACTTTTActattatagaatatagtaGTGGTAATATGTATTCTGgattaaaagaaatttgtGGGGGAAGTATAggcttattatatatatgtgggTGAAGTATAATGCAAACttcaagtttaaaatttaggtAAAagccttttttattaaaaacgatttattaaaaagaatttataagCAATCACATTAGCATGTTAATTCTCATTTTGTGAAGTGaaatcattttttgttttttttttataattaatgacttCTAACATTCCTTCATTGTTTAAAACTAGGTTCTTTAATCTCCTGTTTCTATCATGCTTAATCCTCACAAGGCCATACTCTATGATATTTTCAATTGGGCtagtcaaataatttttatatttacttatagcTCTAGTTGTTGTATCATATAAGAagttatgtgttattccatcAGGGAAATGCTTCTGTATTTCTTTCCATCTAATGTCTGTCCACACTTGATATGGATATTTCCTTAgcctaaaaattaaaataaacatgatttAAAAAGCATGTCATGTAACAGACCTTGCCTTCATCTNNNNNNNNNNNNNNNNNNNNNNNNNNNNNNNNNNNNNNNNNNNNNNNNNNNNNNNNNNNNNNNNNNNNNNNNNNNNNNNNNNNNNNNNNNNNNNNNNNNNNNNNNNNNNNNNNNNNNNNNNNNNNNNNNNNNNNNNNNNNNNNNNNNNNNNNNNNNNNNNNNNNNNNNNNNNNNNNNNNNNNNNNNNNNNNNNNNNNNNNNNNNNNNNNNNNNNNNNNNNNNNNNNNNNNNNNNNNNNNNNNNNNNNNNNNNNNNNNNNNNNNNNNNNNNNNNNNNNNNNNNNNNNNNNNNNNNNNNNNNNNNNNNNNNNNNNNNNNNNNNNNNNNNNNNNNNNNNNNNNNNNNNNNNNNNNNNNNNNNNNNNNNNNNNNNNNNNNNNNNNNNNNNNNNNNNNNNNNNNNNNNNNNNNNNNNNNNNNNNNNNNNNNNNNNNNNNNNNNNNNNNNNNNNNNNNNNNNNNNNNNNNNNNNNNNNNNNNNNNNNNNNNNNNNNNNNNNNNNNNNNNNNNNNNNNNNNNNNNNNNNNNNNNNNNNNNNNNNNNNNNNNNNNNNNNNNNNNNNNNNNNNNNNNNNNNNNNNNNNNNNNNNNNNNNNNNNNNNNNNNNNNNNNNNNNNNNNNNNNNNNNNNNNNNNNNNNNNNNNNNNNNNNNNNNNNNNNNNNNNNNNNNNNNNNNNNNNNNNNNNNNNNNNNNNNNNNNNNNNNNNNNNNNNNNNNNNNNNNNNNNNNNNNNNNNNNNNNNNNNNNNNNNNNNNNNNNNNNNNNNNNNNNNNNNNNNNNNNNNNNNNNNNNNNNNNNNNNNNNNNNNNNNNNNNNNNNNNNNNNNNNNNNNNNNNNNNNNNNNNNNNNNNNNNNNNNNNNNNNNNNNNNNNNNNNNNNNNNNNNNNNNNNNNNNNNNNNNNNNNNNNNNNNNNNNNNNNNNNNNNNNNNNNNNNNNNNNNNNNNNNNNNNNNNNNNNNNNNNNNNNNNNNNNNNNNNNNNNNNNNNNNNNNNNNNNNNNNNNNNtcatcaaaattggtcaagccgtttcggaggagtatggcaacgaaaactgtgacacgagaattttatatatatagattttggATGCAAAAGTCTGTCTTCAACAGCTGTAGCAGTGCAccaatttggataaaattttgaatgaatatagTTAAAGATCCATAACAACATATACATgcaatttatatgtacagtAATACCTCAACTTTCTCTACTCTGTTGTGATGACCGTGAGACAAATAAAGCGGTGTGTTTGGAGCATAcactaaataatatcaaacataaaaaattgcataaaacaaaaatattataaattggtcAAGAAATTTGAGCAACTGCAATACTGACTTATGCCACTGTCGCTTCCATGCAGGTGTAAATTTGttgataaaatcaaaaaagcgaataaaattacttacaatAATAGTACCTTCTTCCttagttttcttatttttatatcacatttaACAAATAGTTGAACATGTAGGTAGTAATACCAAAATTTTTGTAagctcaaataatatttttccatgTCCTTTTCAAGCTTCTTCCATATTGATGTGtcaaatcttttatattttaagtcttCAAGTGAGTAACCAGAATAATCCATAAGgtgtttcaaaaattttgttgCTAATGGTAATGaccatttttctttgtttctgtttaataaatgctctgaaaaaaggaaattaaCAAGAATGTAGGAATCAAAATCAACCAACAGCCTGCAGAACATTGAAATACTTCAATAACTTATATgtatgacattatttatataatacataatgaaaCTCCTATTAATCTTGACttgaattttgatgattccaAAGTTAACTAATgaacattaaaaatgcaaactatttaattagaatttgTTTTACCTCCACAATCTTGGGCTAGCCTTTTATATATACCTCGAGGTTCTCTATGAAGTATTCGGGAAGCATTTTGAATGCCTTGTTTAGGAAAATGATACATAcacatttgaattatttttaattcaagttCTGTGTATTTGCCTCTGTTAGGGCTAGCGTAATTTGCCACAAAATAGTGGAAGACCTGATACAGATTTCTTTCAAGCTTTTGTGCTAGGAATGAAATGACAAAACGTCTTACTTTCTCTTCCTGacctcttttgtttttatctttattgcgCCACCTTGCAAGGCACATTGGTTTATTTGGTAGGTTAAATTGCTAAAAAGAAGAGGAACATGATTAAAATGTTACTTCTACTATATGtgtatatgaattttaatgaaatgtttttataaaaattttaaatttttagttaccTTCACAAACTTTTTCCAATTTTTGCGTATTCGATCACACTCAGCTTTACTCATTTTATCTTCACAAAATTTTTCATCATCGCTCGATTGTTTTAACTTTCTTGTTAACCAACCAGTTTTCTGATACCATGGTTGTTCCCAAGTCACAATCATCGATTCTTGTTTATCTATAAGTTTCTACTTTGTCTATTAATGTCacttacaattataaaatttatatacatatataatttatcacaaaTGTTAgtgataaatgtattatagatattaaaaattaaatcaaatgttgattatataataaaaaacaaaggtttatttgttgtaaaataattctCTGATAATGGATGCAGAATCATGATAAAATTTACAGGGTACTAACATGAATGTTTAACATATAGCTTTTTAAATCAGTTTGCGAgccaaaaaatacaaaataatattaataattacatacgcTATTGAAAACCTCTGTAGTCCACATTTTTTGGGAAATTggtttaaaagtttataattttattttactctataaactcaaataaatgaacaattatTACTTGTCTCATACTTTACCTCGATAAAATCTTCCTCTTCTATTCGTAACTCTTccaaaagtattaaaatttgatccTTGCATGTGGGATCTgagatttcaatattattaaatatggatAAATCCATTATGATAATATCCACAAATAAAttgcgaatttaatttttattccatacagttattattactatttatcttaaatgtaatttttggaTCAACGAGGTTATAAAACGCAATGATGAGCGTTCGCGTTCACTGGCGTTCACTGGTGTTTATCACAGGacacagattaagaactagttGGTGTTTATTTTCGAGTCAGTGTTGCTACCTTCTTTTTCTAAAAAGGCCAACTCGGTACGAGATAGCGCGAAGCGATGCGGCAACCTCGCGCGCAAACATAAACCACCCTCGAGGTACCGGAATGCAATATAAACATGTTCATACACTACGCAGTTAGTTATTAACCAGAGTAAGTTTCGATCGATGCaagttgtaataattaaactttttttttcctttttgtgttattagtaataaatgttcttttgtctgtttaataaaatgtgtgaTTTGACTAAAACCCTATGTCTAACGAACCCAAACTATATGTGGCGCCCAACCCTACAAACggctaaaaatttataaaattgtgtaatcACGAATAATATAGTCGCGAATACCACCAGAAAGCTAAAAAGTGCCACTTTTCTggttcattaataatttcattatttaattattctgaGTACGATCATTTTTACTGGATGATTAGAACTTCAGTGGCCAATCAGAACGCTCAGGTTCTGAAAACCCTCCCttgctatgatataaaaacaaaaaattgcgAAATTGGCTTCATTTCGAGATAATTgctaaaaatgtgaaaaaggGCCCAGTTGCCTTTTTGCGGCTAAAAGTTTAAAAGCGGGTTGATTCACCAGAAAGAGATTCTACCCGAAAAGGTTGAAGGTGGCAATGCTGCTTATAGTATAGGTTTCCGAATAATTAATTcagcataaaaattaaaacgtctCACATTCTCAGAACTCTACCAAATTAAAGTGAGGCCATGGGGCACACAGAAGGTCAAAGAtcggattttaaacaaaaaggaACCATTAACCGTTCAACCGTTCGAGCGCTATGATGTCATGGATACACTGACACACACAACCAACTTATAAAACCTCGTTGATTCACGTCGCgggttaaaaatgtttttgttccACAAAATTCATGGATATCCCAAAAtatgattgtttgtttaactTACCGTGAAAACAAAAGCGGCTAACGACCCATCACCCAATCtaacgaaatatatatatttttttattttagtgttgTGTTAACACTAGGACaaggatataaatttataaaataaatataaataaaaatatccatacTTAAGTATACAAATAACTAGTTACTGCTGTTGGATTCGGTCTATtcccaaataaaatatgtgtatgtatgtgtaatataaaatgacaCTTTGCAAGTTGACTATACAAGTTGTATGTACCATTTTTACAACGTTATTTCATATAGTCTCATTAAAATcacatacatacttatattaatataatatggtttCAATAGCCCGTGTGGGTTCATTTCAATGAGATAAAGCCgactgtataatattatatgttacataatatctTCTTTCATGAGACACACACAAGTACagactagtatagtattatgttatctgtggtacagataattttaaaatgttgacgttctgctaatattatgacattttaaattgcCATACTCTGTGGTCTATCATAACCTTATTGTGATTTGTGATGTGATTTGTGTTGTGGTTTGTATTCTATATTTCAAAGAgtctaaaaatgttattagctCGTCGAAATGATAAGTTTTACATCCAGTCAGGGTTATAAATGATTACTGAAACTTTAAAACATAACTAACCGCTGTGCAATCaaggtaattttattaaactttgtgTCTTTTATGATTTACGCGTTATGAGTGAGgacaatttcatttattttgttatattttatgattgaaaTGCATACTATCATGCTGATTTCAGTTTATTTGTGAGGCAAGAATGATGAgttcctgaaaaaaaaaaaaatgtttgtttcacACGACAAAAGcgttattaagaaaaaaatacaaaaaccaaatatattaagaagaaaACCCAAGACTATTGTACTGAAGTCAACGGCTGATACGGAATTGTTGGATTGCCTTAATGACAAGGACAGTGACACAACtacatattttgttgaaaGTGATACAAACATTGATAATGAGACAACCATAAAGAAACTCATAAAGGGCAATAGCACATCAAAAAAGGTTTATCAAATTATCAATGATGACAATATACTAAGAGATTaccaaataattgaaaatgaagCAAATACAAGACCAAATAATTTGTTACCTACAGAAATAAGTATTGAGAACAGCATATGTGAGTGTTTTATTCCTCAATtacttttatgatataagGATGATGTAATTATGCCATACAGCTACAAATATTTGATAGGCTTAGTTTTGAATgattgaaattcaaatatctCCTAGTCAtatgatatttggtacaaGTCACAAAGCTGAAAATGagttgatttttaaatgaattggtTTGGTAATTAGCCTACTCTGCATTAGTAATTTAACAACTAGGCCAAGTAGTTTAATGAGACCATAAAGGTAAAATATGTGCAAAAT harbors:
- the LOC119829488 gene encoding uncharacterized protein LOC119829488, encoding MDLSIFNNIEISDPTCKDQILILLEELRIEEEDFIEKLIDKQESMIVTWEQPWYQKTGWLTRKLKQSSDDEKFCEDKMSKAECDRIRKNWKKFVKQFNLPNKPMCLARWRNKDKNKRGQEEKVRRFVISFLAQKLERNLYQVFHYFVANYASPNRGKYTELELKIIQMCMYHFPKQGIQNASRILHREPRGIYKRLAQDCGEHLLNRNKEKWSLPLATKFLKHLMDYSGYSLEDLKYKRFDTSIWKKLEKDMEKYYLSLQKFWYYYLHVQLFVKCDIKIRKLRKKVLLLLRKYPYQVWTDIRWKEIQKHFPDGITHNFLYDTTTRAISKYKNYLTSPIENIIEYGLVRIKHDRNRRLKNLVLNNEGMLEVINYKKKTKNDFTSQNEN